From a single Nematostella vectensis chromosome 3, jaNemVect1.1, whole genome shotgun sequence genomic region:
- the LOC116614910 gene encoding uncharacterized protein LOC116614910 encodes MQTTAVVLALFVVVSALTVEVESFCRRPYDFADWQRQSLARRSKNADIIIYAEILESPCKKPIPLTTLPPSTIPTTAPTLNLTAPQNSSNNINSSSNSNVTTSPPPPTTTQPPSTAAPTTAAPTVPGPVHNCSYELYNTTLKVLCVIKGGSMPEIIHLDGIGIDEKEMCVHEHLNETEGMYHMYDDGRYVIFLRREEDVESPHVFIPHKINYQPAFTEIRDDSELMPVFRVAGRHAHAPNGVWVNKTHEACKSYNGACALVTSLSTMLVMALVAIGSGYASQ; translated from the exons ATGCAGACCACTGCAGTAGTACTCGCACTTTTTGTGGTCGTCTCAGCGCTAACAGTCGAAGTTGAGTCGTTCTGTAGACGCCCTTACGACTTCGCGGATTGGCAGCGGCAGTCCCTCGCAAGACGCAGCAAAAACGCCGACATCATTATCTACGCCGAGATCCTAGAGAGCCCTTGCAAGAAACCTATCCCACTGACGACGCTACCTCCTTCGACGATCCCTACAACAGCACCAACCTTGAACCTCACCGCACCTCAGAACTCTAGCAACAACATCAACTCCAGTAGTAACTCTAATGTGACGACCAGTCCACCGCCACCAACCACAACACAGCCACCAAGTACTGCAGCTCCGACCACGGCGGCTCCTACGGTACCGGGCCCGGTTCATAATTGCAGCTACGAGTTGTATAACACTACCTTAAAGGTATTGTGCGTGATTAAAGGCGGGTCCATGCCTGAGATCATACATCTAGATGGTATCGGCATAGACGAGAAAGAGATGTGTGTCCACGAGCATCTGAATGAGACGGAAGGCATGTACCACATGTATGACGACGGAAGATATGTTATATTTCTCAGACG GGAAGAAGACGTCGAATCACCGCATGTGTTTATCCCTCACAAGATCAACTACCAGCCCGCCTTCACCGAGATTCGAGACGACTCGGAATTGATGCCCGTCTTCAGAGTAGCAGGCCggcatgcgcatgcgccgaATGGAGTGTGGGTCAATAAGACACACGAGGCGTGCAAGTCTTATAacggcgcatgcgcactagTCACGTCACTGAGTACCATGCTGGTGATGGCGTTAGTGGCGATTGGTAGTGGCTATGCTTCACAATAA
- the LOC5507773 gene encoding uncharacterized protein LOC5507773, with the protein MGSIALLGFLLTALVAVRPVDGAILYGCGTFAIGPSEFQCKSFAFSPAFSSADVTAGIHVQISLYMTDLPGPTYEPAVGWVENVTPSGFTSCVETSAEITSTRAVTLQWMAFAGNPENGLAGTAVVPLFTAGTECVDVDFIGVTFSTTPHVFVTAVHIDPLSNSHDAASVWAEGATRYAFKICLRELKNFDGVHQNIKVDWLALKGIPSGWAVRIGTSVTLPNTEDLTASTRYSFCKDVTFSNEFYAAPVLITTAHHTTNLQTNPKAISPDNNAITEWIESVNKTGFKVCMKDIQPFDGHHDPVDIEYLAIGNLDPCIEVTCDFFAVCQAFGPKDARCICPHNCATYENQRCGEDNVTYTNECTHQKAMCDQTQTIGIRHMGPCFPFILHRGRVLLTLDTTDVQCNTVPYAAPTFLPHYHVHVQASINYYSHAPSSPYIHDAAVVWAENVGLTNFTVCALKAGRTDRATPDGGNTYIDYIAYQGSPAGAVAGEESMENWWDGTYCKSVTLPSGKFSSKPYIITSAQHAVIGQKHDAATTWVEDVTTSSFRICLREMQNFDGLHSSISVNWMAYETLPSTFLAEKRTLAFPNLGLPLAADNNAFCQVMALNGNYTSPPTMIVTSGHSTSQGVIPEYNSIASWVEYITTNSTKICTKELHTPNGYDPVEVTSLIIGS; encoded by the exons ATGGGTTCCATTGCTCTCCTTGGCTTTCTGTTGACTGCACTTGTAGCAGTAAGGCCTG TTGATGGTGCGATCTTGTACGGATGTGGAACTTTCGCCATTGGACCGTCTGAATTCCAGTGCAAGTCTTTCGCATTCTCGCCGGCATTTTCGTCTGCGGACGTCACAGCTGGAATCCACGTACAGATCTCTCTGTATATGACTGACCTACCTGGACCGACCTACGAACCAGCGGTGGGCTGGGTCGAGAATGTCACTCCTTCCGGTTTCACCTCCTGTGTTGAGACTTCGGCTGAGATCACTTCCACAAGAGCTGTCACACTACAGTGGATGGCTTTTGCGGGCAATCCCGAAAATGGTTTGGCGGGAACTGCCGTCGTGCCCTTGTTTACAGCGGGAACCGAGTGCGTTGATGTGGACTTCATCGGAGTG ACATTTTCGACAACTCCGCACGTGTTTGTAACCGCTGTCCACATTGACCCGCTAAGtaactcccatgatgcagcgAGCGTGTGGGCGGAGGGCGCCACTCGATATGCCTTCAAGATTTGCTTGCGGGAGCTAAAGAACTTTGACGGAGTTCATCAGAACATCAAAGTG GATTGGCTTGCCCTCAAAGGTATCCCCTCAGGATGGGCCGTCCGGATAGGCACTTCGGTCACACTGCCAAACACTGAAGACCTGACGGCCAGTACGAGATACAGCTTCTGCAAG GATGTGACGTTCAGTAATGAATTTTACGCCGCCCCAGTGTTGATAACCACAGCTCATCACACCACTAACTTGCAAACCAACCCTAAAGCCATCTCCCCGGATAATAACGCCATCACTGAGTGGATTGAG TCGGTGAACAAAACTGGGTTCAAGGTGTGTATGAAGGACATTCAGCCTTTTGACGGTCACCACGACCCCGTGGACATCGAGTACCTCGCCATCGGCA ACCTTGATCCTTGTATCGAGGTCACGTGCGATTTCTTTGCCGTATGCCAGGCATTCGGGCCCAAGGATGCTCGCTGCATCTGCCCGCACAACTGTGCAACATATGAGAACCAGAGATGTGGAGAAGACAACGTCACGTACACCAACGAGTGCACCCACCAGAAAGCCATGTGCGACCAGACACAGACCATTGGTATCCGTCACATGGGACCTTGCTTCC CTTTCATTTTGCACCGTGGCCGCGTTCTTCTCACCCTGGATACTACAGACGTACAGTGCAACACCGTGCCCTACGCCGCCCCCACATTCCTACCGCACTACCACGTGCACGTGCAGGCCAGCATCAACTATTACTCGCACGCGCCCAGCTCGCCTTACATACACGACGCTGCCGTCGTCTGGGCAGAGAACGTCGGACTTACCAACTTCACTGTGTGCGCACTAAAAGCCGGACGCACGGACCGGGCCACGCCGGACGGAGGCAACACTTATATCGACTACATCGCGTACCAAGGATCCCCCGCAGGGGCTGTGGCGGGCGAGGAGAGCATGGAGAACTGGTGGGATGGGACGTACTGCAAGTCTGTCACGCTACCTTCC GGCAAGTTCTCGAGCAAGCCATACATCATTACGTCAGCCCAGCACGCGGTGATTGGTCAGAAACACGATGCAGCGACCACGTGGGTTGAGGACGTCACCACCTCGTCTTTCCGTATCTGTCTGCGAGAAATGCAAAACTTCGACGGTCTGCACAGCAGCATTAGCGTG AACTGGATGGCATACGAGACGTTACCATCTACCTTCCTGGCTGAAAAGAGGACCCTCGCATTCCCAAATCTGGGTCTTCCCCTTGCTGCCGACAATAACGCATTCTGTCAg GTGATGGCTTTAAACGGAAACTACACGTCCCCGCCCACAATGATAGTGACGTCAGGGCACAGCACGTCACAAGGCGTGATCCCGGAGTATAACAGCATTGCATCTTGGGTAGAG TACATCACAACTAACAGCACCAAGATCTGCACCAAGGAGCTGCACACACCGAACGGTTACGACCCCGTCGAGGTCACCTCTCTCATCATCG GGTCATAG
- the LOC116614911 gene encoding uncharacterized protein LOC116614911 isoform X2, which translates to MYRRFKNTLFHFMATGSLILIFLWISVVLNGKLGRTHGQAPYQEFGTHWCRQREARVDWKTIIKPCTQYFTENADEFRKHMERFKTSAEDSSIVKFDIRPAKEFSRFIIQSRTSTGLRKAFGGDAWRVALVGPSSVAATVLDMNDGTYEALVLLVEPGRYEIKATLDYSLCDGLRDPPIDWFKREFQNNMRAAMRECPVRCHAMWDGYGRWTGAKWRPYLNTTAQDYADDATLRRDFHHLPHKGSFAIYGDSINYYFFLDLSDRRRTMCSQVFNNCTVSYNWIYPKVLYSMTETCEDIVLNVSKVMGFFRDFTRKPYMGSSSGLLFNIGAHYVKTTNFLNYQKVINEMANEIKTHYSGTPVWKTSTAIHVQNVDIMGAFKRFNTNQRMQLYNAYANSVMCKNNITILDVYPLTQSYPGGTRDGIHYKDSVFESVESLLESYFFNP; encoded by the exons ATGTATCGGAGATTTAaaaacactttgtttcacttcATGGCAACTGGAAGTCTTATTCTTATCTTTCTCTGGATAAGTGTGGTTTTAAATGGGAAGCTTGGCAGAACTCATGGCCAGGCCCCTTACCAGGAGTTTGGCACTCATTGGTGTCGACAGAGGGAGGCCCGGGTAGACtggaaaacaataataaagccTTGTACCCAATACTTTACAGAGAATGCGGACGAATTCAGAAAACATATGGAGAG ATTCAAGACAAGTGCAGAAGATAGTTCCATCGTTAAATTCGATATCCGTCCGGCTAAAGAATTCAGCAGATTTATCATACAGTCTCGAACTTCGACTGGTCTTCGGAAGGCGTTTGGGGGTGATGCTTGGCGTGTTGCTCTGGTCGGTCCATCTTCGGTGGCCGCTACTGTTCTTGATATGAATGATGGGACATACGAGGCATTGGTTCTATTGGTTGAACCTGGTCGATATGAGATCAAGGCAACGCTGGATTATTCCTTGTGTGATGGTTTACGAGATCCACCAATTGATTGGTTCAAGAGAG AATTTCAGAATAACATGCGCGCAGCAATGAGAGAGTGTCCGGTCCGCTGTCACGCCATGTGGGATGGCTACGGACGGTGGACTGGGGCCAAGTGGCGGCCATACTTGAACACCACAGCACAAG ACTACGCTGATGACGCTACATTGCGAAGAGATTTTCATCACCTTCCACACAAAGGAAGTTTCGCCATATATGGCGATTCCATCAACTACTATTTCTTTCTTGATCTGTCTGATCGCCGACGAACCATGTGTTCTCAAGTTTTCAACAATTGCACCGTGTCCTACAACTGGATCTACCCCAAGGTTCTTTATAGTATG ACGGAGACTTGTGAGGACATTGTTCTTAACGTCTCAAAAGTCATGGGTTTCTTTCGTGACTTCACAAGAAAGCCATACATGGGCAGTAGCAGCGGACTGCTCTTCAACATCGGCGCACACTACGTCAAG acCACGAACTTTCTCAACTACCAGAAGGTTATCAACGAAATGGCAAACGAAATAAAGACACACTACAGTGGTACGCCTGTTTGGAAAACCAGTACCGCGATTCACGTGCAGAATGTTGACATCATGGGTGCATTCAAACGCTTTAACACCAACCAG CGTATGCAGCTCTATAACGCGTACGCGAACTCCGTTATGTGCAAGAATAACATCACAATTTTGGACGTGTACCCCCTGACTCAATCATACCCAGGGGGGACTAGGGACGGTATCCACTATAAGGACTCGGTATTCGAGTCTGTAGAGTCTCTACTCgaaagctatttttttaatccttGA
- the LOC116614911 gene encoding uncharacterized protein LOC116614911 isoform X1: MYRRFKNTLFHFMATGSLILIFLWISVVLNGKLGRTHGQAPYQEFGTHWCRQREARVDWKTIIKPCTQYFTENADEFRKHMERFKTSAEDSSIVKFDIRPAKEFSRFIIQSRTSTGLRKAFGGDAWRVALVGPSSVAATVLDMNDGTYEALVLLVEPGRYEIKATLDYSLCDGLRDPPIDWFKRAHCSGKHKNVSLASTLYADMSVYINKPLRTKEGKLYEITVMGPRWTEMEFQNNMRAAMRECPVRCHAMWDGYGRWTGAKWRPYLNTTAQDYADDATLRRDFHHLPHKGSFAIYGDSINYYFFLDLSDRRRTMCSQVFNNCTVSYNWIYPKVLYSMTETCEDIVLNVSKVMGFFRDFTRKPYMGSSSGLLFNIGAHYVKTTNFLNYQKVINEMANEIKTHYSGTPVWKTSTAIHVQNVDIMGAFKRFNTNQRMQLYNAYANSVMCKNNITILDVYPLTQSYPGGTRDGIHYKDSVFESVESLLESYFFNP; the protein is encoded by the exons ATGTATCGGAGATTTAaaaacactttgtttcacttcATGGCAACTGGAAGTCTTATTCTTATCTTTCTCTGGATAAGTGTGGTTTTAAATGGGAAGCTTGGCAGAACTCATGGCCAGGCCCCTTACCAGGAGTTTGGCACTCATTGGTGTCGACAGAGGGAGGCCCGGGTAGACtggaaaacaataataaagccTTGTACCCAATACTTTACAGAGAATGCGGACGAATTCAGAAAACATATGGAGAG ATTCAAGACAAGTGCAGAAGATAGTTCCATCGTTAAATTCGATATCCGTCCGGCTAAAGAATTCAGCAGATTTATCATACAGTCTCGAACTTCGACTGGTCTTCGGAAGGCGTTTGGGGGTGATGCTTGGCGTGTTGCTCTGGTCGGTCCATCTTCGGTGGCCGCTACTGTTCTTGATATGAATGATGGGACATACGAGGCATTGGTTCTATTGGTTGAACCTGGTCGATATGAGATCAAGGCAACGCTGGATTATTCCTTGTGTGATGGTTTACGAGATCCACCAATTGATTGGTTCAAGAGAG CTCATTGCTCAGGAAAGCATAAGAATGTCAGTTTGGCAAGCACGCTATACGCCGATATGTCTGTATACATAAACAAGCCGCTTCGCACTAAGGAAGGGAAGCTGTACGAAATAACGGTCATGGGACCAAGATGGACCGAGATGG AATTTCAGAATAACATGCGCGCAGCAATGAGAGAGTGTCCGGTCCGCTGTCACGCCATGTGGGATGGCTACGGACGGTGGACTGGGGCCAAGTGGCGGCCATACTTGAACACCACAGCACAAG ACTACGCTGATGACGCTACATTGCGAAGAGATTTTCATCACCTTCCACACAAAGGAAGTTTCGCCATATATGGCGATTCCATCAACTACTATTTCTTTCTTGATCTGTCTGATCGCCGACGAACCATGTGTTCTCAAGTTTTCAACAATTGCACCGTGTCCTACAACTGGATCTACCCCAAGGTTCTTTATAGTATG ACGGAGACTTGTGAGGACATTGTTCTTAACGTCTCAAAAGTCATGGGTTTCTTTCGTGACTTCACAAGAAAGCCATACATGGGCAGTAGCAGCGGACTGCTCTTCAACATCGGCGCACACTACGTCAAG acCACGAACTTTCTCAACTACCAGAAGGTTATCAACGAAATGGCAAACGAAATAAAGACACACTACAGTGGTACGCCTGTTTGGAAAACCAGTACCGCGATTCACGTGCAGAATGTTGACATCATGGGTGCATTCAAACGCTTTAACACCAACCAG CGTATGCAGCTCTATAACGCGTACGCGAACTCCGTTATGTGCAAGAATAACATCACAATTTTGGACGTGTACCCCCTGACTCAATCATACCCAGGGGGGACTAGGGACGGTATCCACTATAAGGACTCGGTATTCGAGTCTGTAGAGTCTCTACTCgaaagctatttttttaatccttGA
- the LOC116614911 gene encoding uncharacterized protein LOC116614911 isoform X3: MYRRFKNTLFHFMATGSLILIFLWISVVLNGKLGRTHGQAPYQEFGTHWCRQREARVDWKTIIKPCTQYFTENADEFRKHMERFKTSAEDSSIVKFDIRPAKEFSRFIIQSRTSTGLRKAFGGDAWRVALVGPSSVAATVLDMNDGTYEALVLLVEPGRYEIKATLDYSLCDGLRDPPIDWFKRDYADDATLRRDFHHLPHKGSFAIYGDSINYYFFLDLSDRRRTMCSQVFNNCTVSYNWIYPKVLYSMTETCEDIVLNVSKVMGFFRDFTRKPYMGSSSGLLFNIGAHYVKTTNFLNYQKVINEMANEIKTHYSGTPVWKTSTAIHVQNVDIMGAFKRFNTNQRMQLYNAYANSVMCKNNITILDVYPLTQSYPGGTRDGIHYKDSVFESVESLLESYFFNP, translated from the exons ATGTATCGGAGATTTAaaaacactttgtttcacttcATGGCAACTGGAAGTCTTATTCTTATCTTTCTCTGGATAAGTGTGGTTTTAAATGGGAAGCTTGGCAGAACTCATGGCCAGGCCCCTTACCAGGAGTTTGGCACTCATTGGTGTCGACAGAGGGAGGCCCGGGTAGACtggaaaacaataataaagccTTGTACCCAATACTTTACAGAGAATGCGGACGAATTCAGAAAACATATGGAGAG ATTCAAGACAAGTGCAGAAGATAGTTCCATCGTTAAATTCGATATCCGTCCGGCTAAAGAATTCAGCAGATTTATCATACAGTCTCGAACTTCGACTGGTCTTCGGAAGGCGTTTGGGGGTGATGCTTGGCGTGTTGCTCTGGTCGGTCCATCTTCGGTGGCCGCTACTGTTCTTGATATGAATGATGGGACATACGAGGCATTGGTTCTATTGGTTGAACCTGGTCGATATGAGATCAAGGCAACGCTGGATTATTCCTTGTGTGATGGTTTACGAGATCCACCAATTGATTGGTTCAAGAGAG ACTACGCTGATGACGCTACATTGCGAAGAGATTTTCATCACCTTCCACACAAAGGAAGTTTCGCCATATATGGCGATTCCATCAACTACTATTTCTTTCTTGATCTGTCTGATCGCCGACGAACCATGTGTTCTCAAGTTTTCAACAATTGCACCGTGTCCTACAACTGGATCTACCCCAAGGTTCTTTATAGTATG ACGGAGACTTGTGAGGACATTGTTCTTAACGTCTCAAAAGTCATGGGTTTCTTTCGTGACTTCACAAGAAAGCCATACATGGGCAGTAGCAGCGGACTGCTCTTCAACATCGGCGCACACTACGTCAAG acCACGAACTTTCTCAACTACCAGAAGGTTATCAACGAAATGGCAAACGAAATAAAGACACACTACAGTGGTACGCCTGTTTGGAAAACCAGTACCGCGATTCACGTGCAGAATGTTGACATCATGGGTGCATTCAAACGCTTTAACACCAACCAG CGTATGCAGCTCTATAACGCGTACGCGAACTCCGTTATGTGCAAGAATAACATCACAATTTTGGACGTGTACCCCCTGACTCAATCATACCCAGGGGGGACTAGGGACGGTATCCACTATAAGGACTCGGTATTCGAGTCTGTAGAGTCTCTACTCgaaagctatttttttaatccttGA
- the LOC5507772 gene encoding galactose-3-O-sulfotransferase 2, giving the protein MRTRSNFRCPAYVVVVFVFVCIVIMVKMQEARRKFSRTNPVEDESSDTVSSRLVGLSSSQIIYLDSYHVALNSDETLDPENTSGITNLGGRSEVQETHDEIMKVSEVAEENNEAERDETIDYNLGWPEATTTSLTRSPCELDRPERNIILVKTHRTGTSTLANILYRAGDLNNLQFALPKRKTYEFYWPLRFNPSFVDKQYLNASRPNLLINAKYEQSAMSMMIGKEAHFIAILREPTTHFESAFYSYRLDALLGLENATNPLQAFLTSPHEHVEKYLKGTKRVDPSLNAAVNGQFFDLGLMHKYFSDDHVINSTMAELSKALDLVLISEYFDESLVLLTRLLCWELDDVVYFRLRNRANDYRELNITAEMQKRILAWNKADVALYQHFNKTLWERIGKQDGSFHDDVLKLKEKVRQLEEECVESYKVDANTGELVVNIYSDLPPDNRYLCDKIALSEENYIIYLKRKMSVKFAADSAFIRELYRMKETEWNTTLP; this is encoded by the exons ATGAGGACCCGTAGTAATTTTCGATGCCCTGCTTATGTTGTggttgtatttgtatttgtttgtATTGTTATTATGGTAAAGATGCAGGAAGCCAGGAGAAAGTTTTCCCGCACAAATCCTGTAGAGGATGAATCCTCGGACACCGTGAGCTCACGCTTGGTAGGACTGAG CTCGTCTCAGATAATCTACCTGGACAGCTATCACGTGGCTCTCAACTCAGATGAGACTTTGGATCCTGAAAATACCAGTGGTATTACCAATTTGGGCGGCCGCTCTGAAGTCCAAGAGACGCACGATGAGATAATGAAGGTCTCCGAGGTGGCGGAGGAGAACAACGAGGCGGAGAGGGACGAGACCATCGACTACAACTTGGGCTGGCCTGAGGCCACCACCACCTCATTGACAAG ATCCCCGTGTGAGCTAGATCGTCCGGAGCGCAACATCATTCTCGTGAAGACGCACCGTACTGGAACCAGCACCCTAGCGAACATTCTCTACAGAGCCGGAGATCTTAACAACCTCCAATTCGCATTACCTAAGCGCAAAACCTACGAATTCTACTGGCCTTTGCGCTTCAATCCGAGCTTTGTCGACAAGCAGTACTTGAACGCTTCGAGGCCAAATCTACTGATCAACGCTAAGTATGAACAGAGCGCCATGTCCATGATGATTGGCAAG GAAGCACACTTCATCGCAATACTGCGTGAGCCGACCACACATTTCGAGTCTGCATTCTACTCGTACAGACTTGATGCGCTCCTTGGTCTAGAAAACGCCACAAACCCGCTGCAGGCATTCCTTACCAGTCCCCATGAACATGTCGAGAAGTACCTGAAGGGCACAAAGCGAGTAGATCCCAGCCTCAACGCCGCTGTCAACG GTCAGTTTTTCGATCTCGGTCTGATGCACAAGTACTTTTCGGATGATCACGTGATCAACAGTACCATGGCGGAGCTGTCGAAAGCGCTCGACCTCGTGCTCATCAGCGAGTACTTCGACGAGTCACTCGTGCTGCTCACCCGACTGCTCTGCTGGGAGCTGGACGATGTTGTCTATTTCCGGCTACGTAACCGCGCTAATGACTACAGGGAGCTAAATATCACTGCTGAGATGCAG AAACGCATTCTTGCTTGGAACAAGGCGGATGTTGCCCTGTATCAGCACTTCAACAAAACCTTGTGGGAGAGGATTGGCAAACAGGACGGCAGCTTTCACGATGACGTACTAAAACTCAAAGAGAAAGTCCGACAGCTCGAGGAGGAATGCGTGGAGTCGTACAAGGTTGACGCGAATACGGGGGAATTGGTCGTGAACATTTACTCAGATTTACCGCCAGACAACAGATACCTGTGCGATAAAATAGCGCTGAGTgaagaaaattatattatttatctGAAGAGAAAGATGAGCGTAAAGTTCGCGGCCGATAGCGCATTCATCAGAGAGTTGTACAGAATGAAAGAGACCGAGTGGAATACGACGTTGCCATAA
- the LOC5507771 gene encoding ubiA prenyltransferase domain-containing protein 1: MSSQKRYLTRHDIRLNSLKPWTLPSSILPLLLGTVLAWKHDQSFDLQVFVLSAIVVAGTHAAGNFVNSYYEATTRKYYSSISERRFTINDSARCAFYSYCLVIPIFAYLVVVSRASIWHEAPLFIIGLLASMMFGNGLKNVVPGEFLVSGVYGPLCVFFSYLVQVGGSRQLSAWWIAVYALPLSINTEIYLHSQNIRDIKIDQEQGAHTLAVLLGNRFSLAVLPLFLLLPYMVTCALAMLKSQFFFLPLLSSPLAMLALPSDVHDKVAVALLPRRVSIVGLAFGILYLQCVLYCRV, from the exons ATGTCATCTCAAAAGCGATACCTGACACGCCATGACATTCGCTTGAACTCACTGAAGCCGTGGACGCTGCCATCGTCTATTTTGCCACTACTGTTAGGAACAGTACTTGCATGGAAGCACGATCAAAGCTTCGATCTCCAAGTGTTCGTTCTCAGCGCTATCGTAGTCGCCGGTACTCACGCGGCGGGGAACTTTGTCAATTCGTACTACGAAGCCACGACTAGGAAGTACTACTCGAGTATCAGTGAACGTCGGTTCACGATAAACGATAGCGCACGGTGCGCATTCTACTCTTACTGCCTCGTAATCCCGATCTTTGCATACTTAGTGGTGGTTTCACGGGCGAGTATATGGCATGAGGCACCCTTGTTTATTATCGGCCTTTTGGCCTCCATGATGTTCGGGAATGGACTAAAGAATGTTGTTCCTGGGGAGTTTTTAGTGAGTGGCGTCTACGGTCCGCTGTGTGTCTTTTTCTCGTACTTGGTGCAAGTAGGAGGTTCGAGGCAGCTCAGCGCCTGGTGGATTGCTGTGTATGCACTACCACTTTCAATCAACACCGAGATCTACTTGCACAG CCAGAACATCCGGGATATCAAGATCGATCAAGAGCAAGGCGCACACACGCTTGCTGTGTTGCTAGGCAACCGTTTCTCCCTGGCGGTGTTGCCCCTGTTCTTACTCTTGccatatatggtcacgtgCGCCCTCGCGATGCTCAAGTCGCAGTTTTTCTTCCTCCCCCTCCTTTCGTCCCCCCTGGCCATGCTGGCCCTGCCCTCGGACGTCCATGACAAAGTGGCCGTGGCCCTGTTACCCCGAAGGGTGTCTATAGTGGGACTGGCGTTTGGAATTCTCTATCTTCAATGTGTTTTATATTGCAGAGTATAG
- the LOC116614912 gene encoding uncharacterized protein LOC116614912 codes for MLMVLIITLLALLVTKLQVTASPVEIAHGRVHMAILDTQNFVCQTEPFQTPFTSDDIAVHLSPARPGGSLPEYQSSTVWVDHVTRYNFTICLRPSAKINFARRVDVHWLAYLYKPSSGMSGVAYIPMWTAGTKCVLITYSERVTAIPTVFVTVAHEGRVGRGNDASTVWTEDVTVEDFKLCLRELKNFDGAHREIKVNWLVLSALPAEWVKARLTGILTFPNTLTPPEKFIYSYCQEFPFPKQYFTVPTMIASPSHRNNIYSSRNVWPKHNAITYWIESIDTLNYTVCVKDLQPYRVHHDPILVNFLVFGDLHPCLTVNCGNHASCQAYSSSDVRCECPKSCPVYQEEYCANDGKTYSNMCEYDQMVCNTGNEIKLHPGSCEAFVLKHGRVAVMLDR; via the exons ATGCTCATGGTATTAATCATTACGCTACTGGCTCTTCTCGTTACAAAGCTGCAAGTAACAG CGTCGCCGGTTGAGATTGCTCACGGTCGAGTTCATATGGCTATTCTGGATACACAGAATTTTGTCTGCCAAACTGAACCCTTCCAGACACCCTTCACAAGTGACGACATTGCTGTTCACCTCAGTCCCGCTCGGCCGGGGGGTAGCCTTCCTGAGTACCAATCCTCCACGGTCTGGGTAGATCACGTGACAAGATATAACTTTACCATTTGTTTAAGACCCTCGGCCAAAATAAACTTTGCAAGG CGTGTTGATGTTCATTGGCTTGCGTATTTGTACAAGCCCAGTAGTGGAATGTCTGGCGTCGCTTATATCCCTATGTGGACTGCCGGGACCAAATGCGTCCTCATCACCTACTCAGAG AGGGTGACCGCCATCCCGACAGTCTTCGTCACGGTTGCGCACGAAGGGAGAGTAGGGAGGGGGAACGATGCATCGACGGTGTGGACTGAAGATGTCACGGTCGAGGACTTCAAGCTTTGTCTTCGCGAGCTCAAGAACTTTGACGGAGCACATCGAGAAATCAAAGTG AACTGGCTAGTGCTGAGCGCCCTACCGGCTGAATGGGTAAAAGCCCGACTGACCGGCATCCTGACTTTTCCAAACACCCTTACCCCACCGGAGAAGTTTATCTACAGCTACTGTCAG GAGTTCCCGTTTCCCAAGCAATATTTCACTGTGCCGACAATGATAGCCTCTcccagtcataggaacaaTATCTACAGCTCGAGGAACGTGTGGCCCAAGCATAACGCCATCACTTACTGGATAGAG AGTATCGACACGCTGAATTACACGGTCTGCGTCAAGGACCTCCAGCCCTACAGAGTTCACCACGATCCAATTCTCGTCAACTTCTTGGTGTTTGGGG ATCTGCACCCATGTCTCACGGTGAACTGTGGTAACCACGCCTCGTGCCAGGCCTACTCGTCCAGCGACGTGCGATGCGAGTGCCCAAAGTCGTGCCCAGTCTACCAAGAGGAGTACTGCGCGAATGACGGCAAAACCTACTCGAACATGTGCGAGTACGACCAGATGGTGTGTAACACCGGCAACGAGATCAAACTGCACCCCGGAAGCTGTGAGG CGTTTGTATTGAAACACGGACGCGTTGCAGTCATGCTGGATAGATAA